From the Cardiocondyla obscurior isolate alpha-2009 linkage group LG08, Cobs3.1, whole genome shotgun sequence genome, the window GTAAATTCCTACAATGAAACTATTCTATTTTTCTAACGACACAAAACGTTACGCATTTCTGATCACTCcatccttttctctcttattcttCATTTCATGCGTAGCTTTTTTTCGGTATTGTGTATActattgctaaaaaaaaatcctgctTTTGAATAGAATATGAAGAATGTGCATTACCATCTGCTTAAGTATTGTTCCACTTTACTACAGCATTTTCACGTATCGTACCGAGAGTACATTTAGAAATGTAGAAGAATGGTGCTGATCTGTAAATCTGTCagttcttttcttattttttattagaatgtTTTCTGAAACAGGTCGTACTGGTCGTGCCGGACACAAGGGAAAGGCAATAACGTTTTTCACTCAACAGGACACTGTAAATTTACGAAGGTAttgtttctatatttttctatgTATTTGCacgttataataaataatgtaaaatgtatatttgcttttttttttagtattgcGGCTGTTATGCGAGCATCCGGATGCGACGTACCGGACTATATGCTAGCTATGAAGAAGCATAGTAAGAAGGAACGACGTAAACTTGAACGTACTGCGCCCACACGCGACAAGATATTAACTGTGCCTACATATAAACGACACAAGCAAAAACCACACATCggaaaaaaatcagaaaagaAAGAGTTGGAAGCGTAATGTAAGTACTCGTACATTttcagtaaaataaatgttatagatttttattagaaaatttttgcattaaaaagatGGCATAGAAATTggttgtaaataatttatgtataataatacatatgaaactttatataaatatataattatttataaaattaaatttcttaacaACCGTACgtcttaaataataatataaagtaaaaaaagaaaagaaaaaaacactTGTCATGGACATATATACAgagtttgttttaaaattctgttttttaaagagctaaatataaaaaatatcgtccattataatcattattaaatttgtgaCAGAATATCCTGGCACATTACAAAGGCACATTCAGTATATGTTaacaatatacataattttactgCACAGTTTGATTGCACATTAGGAATTCTTATTACGTGTCGCGTGATTCTCTTTACAAACTAAGCTACTCTTCGTAGATTGCCACTTTCCGTAAAAAAGGTAACGATCGAATGAAAACTTGATGACGCCGAGTTCAAAGTCAGATGAATCTCGGATTTCTAAGTAACGCGTGtttttatttagcaaaatAAACGTCAATCAAAGtcataatttttactaaaattgcAAAGCAACTTTTTCTGCTAAACATAATCATTGCACTATATctcttttttaacaaatttaatacaaaatatattaatataacgaaACAAATTATTGATAGTCATGCTAATACGAATTTACtgacgaaaataataatcgctATAGATGTAAACGATACCGTTCCTTTTAAAGCAAAGAAATTGCGATATCAATATTCATGATAAAAGCAAACAGAAAACAGATACGAaacgaaatagaaaagaatacTATCGAACAATAgaaaaccaaaaataaaattcaacaaaaGACTGATTCTAGTAGTAATAGAATGCGATCTACGTTTCAAACAACCAATCACAAGGCAATTTTGGCATCTTATTTGCCGGCCACGGAAGATATCCTGCCGTTTTGAACACCCAATAATCATAAGACACTTTGGCTATTAGACCTATTAAAAGTATCACCTCAGTAgctataatataatatatataatcagTCCAGTCTCCCGGGTACACGCACATCTTTGACGGTTCCAGATCTATTACTTtctcttttacattttcaCACATCACTTCGTCGAAGTCTAATACTCGCGTTTGTATCCATgccttaaattaaaaaaaaaaaaaaaccttttaatactaatatattatatgtatatttttttataaatattatactgtACCTTCAGATGCTTAGCAGTATTACAATCGCAATGTAGTTTGTTACCTCCTAGTCGGACCAGGTTTCTCGAactcaaaaaatttttgttatgtGCACTTGGACTCAATATGTATGTCGGCAACtagaaatgtatttaaaatatttaaatatatttagcattaataaataaaatacatattttacttactgatttaattttattatatcgtaaACTTAGGATGGCATAATTATCTAGAAATTTAGAACCCTCCAACTTATTTAttgaagaaatattattataatccgCATAAAATTCCCGTAGACCCTCGTAACACGGATTAGTACTAAGATCGTCTAAAACTGTGAtctagaagaaaaaaattagaaggtgcatcgtaaaaaaaatgcaatttatatacaataaacGATATAGATGCTTATTAACACATACATTATTATAGGAAACATTAAGAGCTATAGTGTTTTGCGGTAGTTTCTCGGGTAATTCTGTTAACTGCATTCCGCTGCAATCTACATTTACAGCGTGTGTAGGTGGTTTGCCTTCGATAATGTCTAATCTTTTGATGTCACAGTGACATTGCCAGGTGTCACTTTTAGGACATTCCGTTTGTAactaaatgttaaaattaattataatcgtatCATATGTTGCATGAAATTTTACGggatatataataaaaacgtaCCAAGCTAAGGTAAAGAACTTGTGAAAGTGGAACTTGTTCAGTTGTATTAAACCAGTGCCACGTTGCTAATGAGGAGCACACCGTCtcattttcgcgattaaatgtaatttgctTTTCACCTGTTTTATTGATATATTGATACACATCGTGACACGAGAGTATATTTGTTCCTACGGAAAAAAGTAATATGTTAATAAGCAACAcgttaatgtttaattaagaTAACAGTACCAAATGGTTTTGCCTGTTTACCCGATATGTCTAACCAAAATTCTCGGCCATTCATCGTATTTAAAGCTGGAAGGTAAGTGAGTTTATTATAAGACAAATCCAATGTGGTGAGTTGCACCAAACGTGTCAGCGAATTATTTTCTACCTCGCGTAATTCATTATTTGAGAGATTCAGACATTGTATGGGAGTCATCATACGAAATTGACCCCGCAATCGGTCAATTTTGCCATCAGTTATGGCCAAAGATTTTAACATTCTCCAACGAACTTCacttacattaaatatatccAAAGTTGCATTTCGGATGTGCACATAACTTATGTTAGAATGTTGAAATCCTAAAACCACAATAAAAGCGCTTAACAAACCTGTATTAatctagaaataaaaaaaaaatttttacattacagcTCTGACCTATGCAAGAGAGTCCCTCTTCAAGAGTCTGTTGGTCTGTATTGCAGCATAGTGCAGCATTGCCTTCAGGTATATTTGCCAAAGTGATCCTCTTGCAAGGACACCTGTTCGAATCCATAGGACAATCTTCTTGGTGTCTGTAGAAACATTGTTCTGGAAGAGAGTTTGAAACACCACCTGTATTTGACGACGTCTGCTGGTCCTCTTCTGTGCGTGCACTCGCAACTCCAGCATACAGGCATATTATCAAAGCCAACCACATCTGCAGTGAATTATACTGTATAGTAATTGAGattaattttcacatttttggAGCATAATGACTTACCTTTAATTGCTTCAATCTGGTATGTGCCTGAGCAATGTATAAAACGATACCGCCTTATTGTAACTTCGTGAAAGTAGATGTGGATTCGTGCTGTGCCTCCAGATCTGCAATTAACGCGCGTTTCCCCTGTTTCGGGGGTAATTCAATGAGCATACTCGTTTGCTGGCTGTGGCTCGCTTGATCCCGACGAGTGACGCAAATGAATTAATTCGTTTAACCGCGGCCAGCACTCCGGATCGCTTGGGTCGACCTGCTGATGAATTGAGATTGCTCGGTCGCGGCGCGTTCATTACACTCGCCCGACGCCAAGCCAAGTGCGCTAATTAGATGATAAAATGTGCGCCTGTTATCAATCTACCGAGTAATCGTAACTGCGAAGTATTATTCTACTCGCGATTATTGCCAATTAATTGCGGTACAAACTGCAGTCGTAATTTCTACTACATCTCGTCCTTCACCACCGCGGTCTCGAccatttaattgttttgctTTCCCCTTCTGCAAAAATAAACATCCATATTTAGATCGCAAAGTCCCACGATAACGCGATATACATTTTATCGCTCCAAGTTCTAAGTCCCGAGCGGAGTCGCTGCTCCGAAAATAATAGATCTATCTTACCACTGAATGCTACTCGCAGAGAGTGGCGATCTCTGTCCGCCGTTCCGGTACGAAGTTTGCGCTTGGCCTGTCATACCGACGCCGTGCAAGTTCGGCGACGGGTATAGGACTTCAAATTTGTGTTTTCGATAATTCGTTGTACTGCATCTCGGAGTTTCTGGGACACAAAAGCCCGTTGTGAATCTTCACGatctctatctttcttttaattgtcagagaaatcaatattaaaaggCAACATGTTTAACCCAACCATAATGCTACCGTAAGTACTAGTatataatagtaaaataaataattcataaatgATAGTGGAAACAATAAATGTTCTGtgaagatttaattaaaaggaaTGACTTGTTTGGAGCCAAACTACGTAATTTCGAATCTTGTTATTACGTTCCACCATAATTCGTACTTGTTTTCGAGACGAGGCTGCAAGAGAAACTAGgttattttatcttttgtcCCATCCTCAGAGAAGCTACATCCTACTTCTGGAAGCATAGCAGAAGAATAACATACAACAACTGGCCTTTCAAGGAGTCTGATAACTGCAGTGCTGATTGTATGGCTGCTGCTGGATTTTATGTTATTGGAAATGATGATGAACCAGACTTGGTTGAATGTTTTATTTGTGGGAAGCAGCTTAATGGTTGGGAGCCAAGTGATGATCCATGGTAGGAGCTGGAGTATgatttatgtacatatttattaattgatattttgtCAATGAGACATTGAACTAAAGAACTTACAGGGAAGAACATGAAAAGCATCAGTCAAAATGCccatttgttaaattaaacaagCCAAATGAAATGGACTGGACAGTGGAAGAATTATATGATATGTATAAACAATACAAGATGAAAGAATATGCAAGTATAAGtgtatactttaattattcatttattgaTCTACTTGCTGTGCTTGTATCTTGTACTTAAAGCtgttttcaaatttattttgtaggtGGATAAATTAAACAAGGAAATGAATATGGTGAAAGATGAGATGATAAAGTTAACAAAAGAACTGTATGATTGTAAAAAGTCACAAAAAAACAAGAGCAATTGAATTTcattattgtttttaattttgtacaaaatcGACaatgttttaatgaaaataacaaaaagaatatttaaattaaattttgtaatacttGTGGAAATATGTATCGTGtataaacgatttttttatataaatcgaaTTAAGTGTCTTTCATTTCTTATCCGATTATACATTGACTAATACAAAGACTAGGACGTAAACTCTTTGTcgaattttctaattttgtcaaaattaaaaaaaattcaattatttgatTGATTCACTAAGCCAGTCATTAACGAGCgtcgttttcgtcaattttgTAGCCGTCATTACAAGAGAGACATGATTTTTCGGAATAGGATGAGCTATCAACTTACTCGTATTACTCTTAATACCTTGTGAACGTTTTCGAACGATTTCAGAATTTGACACTACGAAATCACGGGAttgacaaatttattattttatttatttttaatttcttgattatttaaatggttcgtaattaataaattaccaTTGTTCctatattataattgagaattaaatattatttattcaattaattgttaatgtattttttaaataaatttttattaattttaaattaatttttatatttaaataaattattaataatttaaattaatttttattaataagcttttattttaaaagtaaagaaatcGAGAAATATCGACGTCAAGAAAAACTGTTCCTTGCTTTTCGCCCgaaattctattatatttgtatGGTATAGAAACAAATTATGagaattctattaaatttcactGTAAGGATATCctgttattttaatgaaaagatctattaatttttataacacatataataaacgatttaaaaactttacataaaaatttatataacattaaaatatatattacttattatatcttagattttaatatttatattgttaaacGAACATTGAATATTACAtcacatataaataaatatgctaTACttcattatatgtattatattataaatgaaacCATTTAAACGTACATATTATGTCACGAATTGATGCACGAAAACAGCtatcaataatataataattgtaacgcTTAAACGGGTAAGATATACGGCCAATTCTTGTTTACTGCTCGTAGTGGCATTATTGTCGAATTGCTTAGTATTAACATCATTTTGGCAGTAGAATTCTTCAACATATTcggtttaattaacatatGACATCAACttagttataataaaaatatattatatctttttacttACCAGCCTGTAACTCAATCTCTTTTTGAACTTGACTTTCTTGTACTTCGAGATCTAAAAGCTCTTGCAACGACAATAACGCCTCTTGTGGTCCTTCGCCAGGAAACAGATAATCCGATAAagtgattttattttccggtAATGCTATTAACACCCGTCTCGGTGGTTCATGTAATGTGATGTTCTCTGAAACAAAATTACAAGAAtgcggaatattaatataaaattatatatagtaCTCATATGTTTATCAATTGATTTACCTTCAGGAGAGCCATTTTCCTCCTGTATTAAACTAGCCCAATGCAATTCCAGTCTACTTGCCAGAGATCTTACTATATCTTCTTTCACTGCCTTATTGGCCTCGGCGATACTTGCTTCTTCATGTACAAATGTTCTACTGACTAATTGTCCAATTAATCGTATCAGTCCGCTGCACTCTGATTGGTTTATCCATTCTACATTGtttgcttttttattcttatcttGCGActaataagataatttttatttaatattttaatatcttattttcgtaaataaaaaaaatctgtttataCTCACGCAAGGAATATATAGGCTAACTTGAAGTGAATTATCGCCATCGTTTGCTTTACTTTTACATTCTttgtcatttttctttttattaacaagTCTTTTCAATGAATCATCTGGGGAGTAAACCTCTCCCTCAATAACGACAAGCGAAgaatcgattaaaatttccacATCTGTCAAAATTctctgtaaaatttatatttcataaatgtggtactgtaaaataaaaattaattatttatttgttagtACATATAACTGTCTCCTCAGAGCGTCGAAATCGTCGGCTGCAGCAATAAGATACAATCTGTCCAAGTCTACTAGGGCTTCCAGTTGATACCATGTAGTTGCTTTTTCTCGAAATCTCCAATTGGctggttttaaaaatttgttggTTTCAGCAACATTTACAGACTTACAAACGTGTctgaaatcaaaattaataagtgaAAACAGTGTCAAACTttaatttgtttgaaaaatcACTAACATACTTTTGTGTGATActattaaaacttaatataaGTTTTTCATCCTGATTATCTCCATAGAGATACTTATTTCGTGACATAGTGTTGCAAATTGCAGCAAGAGTGAGTTCAAGATTTTCTACAGTGGCAACATTATCAAAAACATCCTCAGGCCCAACCACAAATATGCCAAGTACCCACATTCCACCAGGTAACATTCTTGTAACCtgcaaataaagaaatatttctttttttgttttttttttaataataattaaacaattcaCAAAAGCAaggaattaaattctattttgtaattatatcaaGAATACTGTAACATACTTGTTTGGCATGATCAGCAACCCAATTTGTAGGTAAATCTTTGAGAGATGTAATATATCTACCCTTGTCTGCTGCATCTTGTTCAGCAGGAGTTGGTGAGCTAACTAAATGTGATTCTTCCTCAATATGTCTTACATTAAGAGAAGGTAGGGTCTTTGCTAAATGTACAATATAGTCCTTTTGCTCAGATCtctgaaaaaaatagaaaaaattagtCAATTACATAAACGACCATAGAATCAGATTCTCAAGCATTATATCTTGAGACTTAATAGTTAAAgcaaatacataaataaaaattgaataaaaaaaaaaaaattgtatatatatatttcgatatcACCACTTATAGCCTgctaatttaaaacaatttgacATATActgaaatattgtttttaactTATCACATATGTTGAACACACGAAAATTAGCATATGATaatcgagaggaaaaaaagccAACCTGTCCCAAAATTAATCCTATCGCGTATCCATCAGGCTTCGCTAAAGATATCAGATATGTGCGAAAATGCTTCTCAGCGTATATCACTCGTCCCATTTTTTCAGTGTGAAACTTTTTCCTGAAATTCGTTTGACGGGAGGATTGCAAATATCAAAGTATCGAACGACGCGACAAAATTTGCGCGGCGACTTAGCACGTTGCGGTTGTCCGTCGATGAGTTTCAGAACGTACAATTCGAGTGATTCGAGAGACCAGAGAGCCACCTCGGAATCGCGGTTTCTacgcgtacagatgcagaggctcgtccatgtgaagccagcgctttgactgccgtcggatagaagaaaaggccagagtCTGGCCTTtccttctatccgacggcagctgaagcgctggcttcacacggacgagcctctgcatctgtacgcgtggaagccgcgattccgagttgggttTTCTGCGAGAGATAGTTAACTTCATACATACTGCTGCTGGAATTGGCGCGCATGTGCAGGAGAACCGTCTAACAGCACTGCTCACTAACGTGTTTCTGCATGATAAAGGTCATGATAAAGGTGATAAATGAAACTCAAGGCTAATCTGTCGTTGCTATTACTCCAGATAAATGTACACGTTCAGTAAGGagtctattttaaataagagCTCGAATCAGTTACATATAAGTGAAGTAGTGCTTGTCCATCACCGACGATACCGCATGCGGTGTTTTAAAAAGCGATGAACATCTTTTGTTAATAAGCTAAAGAGCAATAATGTACAGTGTTGTTCTTCTGTTATTGTTTCTGAATATTCAAACGGGTGACTTGTGGCCCTATAAGAAAAGTATTCCTTGCACTGTAAGTTGTACAAtcaatttcttataaattaacTATTTTACATGCAAATGCTTCATTGTGTATTTTGTTCTTTCAGTACAACTTTAAACAGATATAtcaaaagaaaacgagagacaATGATACAACAGTtgaatattctaattattcgAATATTTTGTATTGTCCCCCTGAAGAGATTTCTCTGGACAATGTGATCTACATCTTGAACCTTATGGGAAATAATGGAGTAGGACACACTGGTATGTCTCCAAAATAAAGTAATCCATTTCtaagacaaataaatttaattgtcatCAACGATTAAATCTTTATCTCTTTCAAGATTTTTTAAGGGTTGAGTTTCCACCTCCTAAAAGAGAGTGCATGTATGGAGTGAGCTTACTAATTAACCCATCAATTCaggatgaaaaaaaatgccTTGAGTCTAGCTATGATGTGAACAAGGGGTGGTATGTACATGGAACTGAGAGACATGTGTGTGTCTTCAAGCATGATAATCCATTTGTAAAAAGTGAGGTGGACCTGACAAACCTTTGGAACAAGgtaataaagaatattaatttaatatatatatgttaactgtttagttaaattaatatgtttcagGAAAGAGTTGGAGTATGGTTTGAATATATCTTTAAAGGGTGTTATGCACTTAGGTTTAACATCAATGCTAATCCAAGATATAGAGTAACTAAAcccaaattttttaatactaattatCAACAAATGGAAGTTAAGGAACCAGAGCTTGTCTGTAGGTACAATGCGCGTCCCAATCCTGAAAAAAGGTACAGCAAAAGTATTTTTCCACTACAATTTTGTCATATCTTATCTAAATATTATAGATAATAGGCATGTCTGatgtgaattttaaaatacatttttcaagtatttaaaaataattcaatactttaaaatctaaaataaatgtttatatatatttacagcCAAATGACAAATTTTACATTGAATATATCAATACCACCAGATACAGGAACTAACCTTAGAGTGGCACTGATATCGCAACAGAacaaagattttaaaaaaggtTGCATTTGGCAAGGAGAACCGCAATTATTTACATGGACAATCGATCTGGTAATATTCAGCTGTCAAAACGTACTTGTTGTTTTTTAGCATCCagctttctttacatttttatattacagagAGTTACTGATGCAAGGAAAGAGTTAATAGATAAATACTGCAATGtgaaatttgtaaatataatttttcttaattgtctcaaaattatatactacacttattaaaatattaatatgaaaagaaacttttaaataGATGGAGACGGTAAAGGGGACATATGAGAAACGTATACGATGCTTTTTTCAAATAGAAACGGAAGCTACAAGTTCCTGTTTCATGTATAACTTGCTCGATGACCGATGCGCATTAAATACTGTATGGAAGCCACCAAAAGCCTATGGTACCTTAAATGATATATGCCTGTGGTTTATgcgtaagtaaaaattatatatatttaaattaataaacttctagaattgtaaaatttaatttataacaattattataaattattatattctaaaaaaaaaaaaaaacttgttgaGTTTTacatgcaaatattattttaaataaattttttgtatagATATGAAATGAtagttttgtaaattatgttGTAGAGTGCGAGCCAACGTATGAACATTGGCGACACGTCGAGATTATTCAGCCGAGAACGCTAGATGATTCCGACACGTTGCTGAGCG encodes:
- the Hfw gene encoding protein halfway: MWLALIICLYAGVASARTEEDQQTSSNTGGVSNSLPEQCFYRHQEDCPMDSNRCPCKRITLANIPEGNAALCCNTDQQTLEEGLSCIGFQHSNISYVHIRNATLDIFNVSEVRWRMLKSLAITDGKIDRLRGQFRMMTPIQCLNLSNNELREVENNSLTRLVQLTTLDLSYNKLTYLPALNTMNGREFWLDISGTNILSCHDVYQYINKTGEKQITFNRENETVCSSLATWHWFNTTEQVPLSQVLYLSLLQTECPKSDTWQCHCDIKRLDIIEGKPPTHAVNVDCSGMQLTELPEKLPQNTIALNVSYNNITVLDDLSTNPCYEGLREFYADYNNISSINKLEGSKFLDNYAILSLRYNKIKSLPTYILSPSAHNKNFLSSRNLVRLGGNKLHCDCNTAKHLKAWIQTRVLDFDEVMCENVKEKVIDLEPSKMCVYPGDWTDYIYYIIATEVILLIGLIAKVSYDYWVFKTAGYLPWPANKMPKLPCDWLFET
- the Det gene encoding baculoviral IAP repeat-containing protein 5, whose protein sequence is MFNPTIMLPEATSYFWKHSRRITYNNWPFKESDNCSADCMAAAGFYVIGNDDEPDLVECFICGKQLNGWEPSDDPWEEHEKHQSKCPFVKLNKPNEMDWTVEELYDMYKQYKMKEYVDKLNKEMNMVKDEMIKLTKELYDCKKSQKNKSN
- the LOC139104979 gene encoding protein odr-4 homolog; the protein is MGRVIYAEKHFRTYLISLAKPDGYAIGLILGQRSEQKDYIVHLAKTLPSLNVRHIEEESHLVSSPTPAEQDAADKGRYITSLKDLPTNWVADHAKQVTRMLPGGMWVLGIFVVGPEDVFDNVATVENLELTLAAICNTMSRNKYLYGDNQDEKLILSFNSITQKHVCKSVNVAETNKFLKPANWRFREKATTWYQLEALVDLDRLYLIAAADDFDALRRQLYRILTDVEILIDSSLVVIEGEVYSPDDSLKRLVNKKKNDKECKSKANDGDNSLQVSLYIPCSQDKNKKANNVEWINQSECSGLIRLIGQLVSRTFVHEEASIAEANKAVKEDIVRSLASRLELHWASLIQEENGSPEENITLHEPPRRVLIALPENKITLSDYLFPGEGPQEALLSLQELLDLEVQESQVQKEIELQAEFYCQNDVNTKQFDNNATTSSKQELAVYLTRLSVTIIILLIAVFVHQFVT
- the LOC139104752 gene encoding uncharacterized protein; amino-acid sequence: MYSVVLLLLFLNIQTGDLWPYKKSIPCTYNFKQIYQKKTRDNDTTVEYSNYSNILYCPPEEISLDNVIYILNLMGNNGVGHTDFLRVEFPPPKRECMYGVSLLINPSIQDEKKCLESSYDVNKGWYVHGTERHVCVFKHDNPFVKSEVDLTNLWNKERVGVWFEYIFKGCYALRFNINANPRYRVTKPKFFNTNYQQMEVKEPELVCRYNARPNPEKSQMTNFTLNISIPPDTGTNLRVALISQQNKDFKKGCIWQGEPQLFTWTIDLRVTDARKELIDKYCNVKFMETVKGTYEKRIRCFFQIETEATSSCFMYNLLDDRCALNTVWKPPKAYGTLNDICLWFMQCEPTYEHWRHVEIIQPRTLDDSDTLLSASSYLLLPIIAIILIVSAVTGVLCYRRYLHIRQEEINYYVTPSDDSNCYKSINNTEKEICHPPCDDIVLLYTNSSTSFMGLMKDFRKALAKMCSCSVHDWHDGGVWNEVAKVGAVSWFTELLNNGCRVVWIDTPATRYAIISNSRNGEINSDKLSKYCEIHDFRDMAFHSVLEVAKNKMNDVASQYRRHFVVRFEGLESTANVDDPFLDLSPHARYYMPRHLMHLCSDLSVAKPEIYKCKTKIDEDVYRIFVYQLYKSQTQQRLKFMKMDSML